The Clostridioides sp. ES-S-0010-02 genome window below encodes:
- a CDS encoding Lrp/AsnC family transcriptional regulator: protein MDEIDLKIINSLKKNSRASTSEISRQVNLSIPAVSERIKKIEQSNIIQKYTIQINREKTKYKLLAFVFINTDLSKSIEEFKKTMLEYDTVLECHHISGEYDYLIKVLAEDTNELEEFISITLKKIRGIQKANTTIVLSTIKEEINTIKDIF from the coding sequence ATAGATGAGATAGATTTAAAAATAATTAATTCTCTAAAAAAGAACAGTAGAGCCTCAACTTCTGAAATAAGTAGACAAGTTAATCTATCAATACCAGCAGTTTCAGAGCGTATAAAGAAAATTGAACAGTCAAATATAATTCAAAAGTATACTATTCAAATCAATCGAGAAAAAACAAAGTATAAACTTTTAGCTTTCGTATTTATCAATACAGATTTATCTAAAAGTATAGAAGAGTTTAAGAAGACTATGTTGGAGTATGACACTGTATTAGAATGTCATCACATTTCAGGAGAATATGATTATTTAATAAAGGTATTAGCAGAGGATACAAATGAACTTGAAGAATTTATATCAATAACTTTGAAAAAAATTAGAGGAATCCAGAAAGCTAATACAACCATTGTTTTATCAACAATTAAAGAGGAAATTAATACAATCAAAGATATTTTTTAG
- a CDS encoding DJ-1/PfpI family protein, whose amino-acid sequence MKVLVFLAKGFETMEFSVFVDVMGWARNDYDYDIDVVTGGFKKQVVSTFNVPVLVDKTIDEICVDDYDALAIPGGFEEFGFYDEAYDISFLDLIREFDAKGKIIATICVAALPVGKSGVLKNRKATTYHLKDGQRQKQLSKFDVNVVNEPIVVDRNIITSYCPETAPHVAFKLLEMLTSKEHMEVVKLAMGFKL is encoded by the coding sequence ATGAAAGTTTTAGTTTTTTTAGCAAAAGGTTTTGAAACTATGGAATTTAGTGTATTTGTAGATGTTATGGGATGGGCTAGAAATGATTATGATTACGATATAGATGTAGTAACTGGTGGATTTAAAAAGCAAGTTGTAAGCACATTTAATGTTCCAGTATTAGTTGACAAAACAATAGATGAAATATGTGTAGATGATTATGATGCATTAGCTATTCCTGGAGGATTTGAAGAGTTTGGATTTTATGACGAAGCATATGATATATCTTTTTTAGACTTAATAAGAGAGTTTGATGCAAAAGGGAAGATAATTGCTACTATTTGTGTAGCAGCTTTACCTGTTGGTAAAAGTGGTGTTTTAAAAAATCGTAAAGCTACTACATATCATTTAAAAGATGGTCAAAGACAAAAACAGTTAAGTAAATTTGATGTAAATGTAGTCAATGAGCCAATTGTTGTAGATAGAAACATTATAACTTCATATTGTCCAGAAACCGCCCCACATGTAGCTTTTAAGCTTTTAGAAATGTTGACATCTAAGGAACATATGGAAGTTGTAAAATTAGCTATGGGATTTAAATTATAA
- a CDS encoding helix-turn-helix transcriptional regulator, translating to MKKCSSNYSCPIEATLALIGGKYKTLILWHLKDTTLRFNELKKLIPKATAKMLTQQLRELETDGLIVRVVYPVVPPKVEYSLSDFGKSIIPILDVMCDWGSDYLNNL from the coding sequence ATGAAAAAATGTTCAAGTAATTACAGTTGTCCTATAGAAGCAACCCTTGCATTGATTGGTGGTAAATACAAGACACTTATTCTTTGGCATCTTAAAGATACCACATTAAGGTTTAATGAACTTAAAAAATTAATACCTAAAGCAACTGCTAAAATGCTAACTCAACAATTACGTGAATTAGAAACAGATGGCTTAATTGTAAGAGTTGTTTATCCTGTTGTACCTCCAAAAGTTGAATATTCATTATCTGATTTTGGAAAAAGCATTATTCCTATTTTAGATGTTATGTGTGATTGGGGTTCTGATTACTTAAATAATCTTTAA
- a CDS encoding nitroreductase family protein, translated as MNFVEIAKKRYSCRNYQDKKVEKEKLEKILEVARVAPTGGNRQPQRLIVIQEKEGLNKVSKAANIYDAPLAIIVCGDKDKVWTRPFDGKQLTDIDTSIVTDHMMLQATELGLASVWVCYFNPDVIREEFNLSDNLEPVNILLIGYEVGTPESPNRHDKTRLPLNEIVSYETL; from the coding sequence ATGAATTTTGTTGAAATCGCAAAAAAAAGATATTCTTGTCGTAATTATCAGGATAAAAAGGTTGAAAAAGAAAAACTTGAGAAAATTTTAGAAGTTGCTAGAGTAGCTCCAACAGGGGGGAATCGTCAGCCTCAAAGATTAATTGTAATACAAGAAAAAGAAGGTCTTAATAAAGTTTCTAAGGCTGCGAATATATATGATGCACCATTAGCAATTATCGTATGTGGGGATAAGGATAAAGTTTGGACAAGACCTTTTGATGGTAAACAACTTACAGATATTGATACAAGTATAGTTACTGATCACATGATGTTACAAGCAACTGAACTTGGATTAGCGAGTGTATGGGTATGCTATTTCAATCCAGATGTAATTAGAGAAGAATTTAATTTGTCAGATAATCTTGAGCCAGTAAATATATTACTAATAGGATACGAAGTTGGAACACCAGAAAGTCCAAATAGACATGATAAAACTCGTCTTCCTTTAAATGAAATTGTTTCTTATGAAACTCTTTAG